One Oncorhynchus clarkii lewisi isolate Uvic-CL-2024 chromosome 31, UVic_Ocla_1.0, whole genome shotgun sequence DNA segment encodes these proteins:
- the LOC139390544 gene encoding electron transfer flavoprotein-ubiquinone oxidoreductase, mitochondrial-like, which translates to MFPASRYSIQAQRCIRALKTVQAEHAPPQHYTWRRNCSSAVMPRITSHYTIFPRDKDPRWEGVEMERFADEADVVIVGGGPAGLSAAIRLKQLAKEQEKELRVCLVEKASQIGAHTLSGACLEPSALNELFPDWKERGAPLNTPVTEDLFSILTEKYRIPVPMLPGLPMNNHGNYIVRLGHFVHWLGEQAEELGVEIYPGYAAAEVLFHEDGSVKGIATNDVGIAKDGSPKDVFERGMELHAKVTLFGEGCHGHLAKQLYKQFNLRENCEPQTYAIGLKELWVIDEKKWRPGRVEHSVGWPLNRNTYGGSFLYHLNEGEPLVALGFVVGLDYTNPYLSPFREFQRWKHHPFVAKTLEGGDRIAYGARALNEGGYQCLPKVTFPGGMLIGCSPGFMNVPKIKGTHTAMKSGMLAAEAIFPKVTAEDPASETAGLHIPEYEDNLKKSWIWKELYAVRNIRPSFHNYFGLYGGMVYTGVFYWILRGKEPWTLKHAGLDSAQLKPAKECTPIEYPKPDGKLSFDLLSSVALSGTNHEGDQPPHLTLKDDSIPVANNLAIYDGPEQRFCPAGVYEYVPLETGEGMRLQINAQNCVHCKTCDIKDPSQNINWVVPEGSGGPAYNGL; encoded by the exons GTGTGGAGATGGAGCGGTTTGCTGACGAGGCTGATGTGGTGATAGTGGGAGGGGGTCCCGCGGGGCTGTCGGCAGCCATCCGGCTGAAGCAGCTGGCCAAAGAGCAGGAGAAGGAGCTGCGTGTGTGCCTGGTGGAGAAAGCGTCTCAGATCGGAGCACACACCCTCTCTGGGGCCTGCCTGGAGCCCAGCGCCCTCAACGAACTCTTCCCAgactggaaggagagaggg GCACCCTTGAACACACCAGTGACCGAGGATTTGTTTAGTATTCTAACCGAGAAGTATAGAATCCCTGTCCCAATGTTGCCAG GTCTGCCCATGAACAACCATGGGAACTACATTGTGCGGCTGGGTCACTTTGTACATTGGTTGGGAGAGCAGGCTGAGGAGCTGGGAGTGGAGATATACCCAGGCTACGCTGCTGCTGAG GTTTTGTTTCATGAAGATGGAAGTGTGAAAGGAATTGCCACCAATGACGTGGGCATCGCTAAGGATGGTTCGCCAAAG GATGTGTTTGAGAGGGGGATGGAGCTCCATGCTAAAGTGACCCTGTTCGGAGAGGGCTGCCACGGCCACTTGGCCAAGCAGCTCTACAAGCAGTTCAACCTCAGGGAGAACTGTGAACCACAGACCTACGCCATTGGCCTGAAAGAG CTGTGGGTGATTGATGAGAAGAAGTGGAGGCCGGGCAGAGTGGAGCATTCGGTGGGCTGGCCGTTGAACAGGAACACGTATGGCGGCTCCTTCCTCTACCACCTGAACGAGGGCGAGCCACTGGTGGCCTTGGGCTTTGTG GTTGGTCTTGACTACACCAACCCCTACCTTAGCCCCTTCAGAGAGTTCCAGCGCTGGAAGCACCATCCCTTCGTTGCCAAAACCCTGGAGGGAGGTGACAGAATCGCCTACGGAGCCAGGGCGCTCAACGAGGGAGgctatcag TGCCTCCCTAAAGTGACATTCCCTGGGGGGATGCTTATCGGATGCAGTCCGGGCTTCATGAATGTACCAAAGATCAAAGGCACCCACACGGCCATGAAGAGCGGCATGCTGGCCGCAGAGGCCATCTTCCCCAAAGTCACAGCCGAAGACCCAGCATCTGAAACGGCAG GACTTCACATACCGGAGTATGAGGACAATTTGAAGAAGTCTTGGATCTGGAAAGAGCTGTACGCAGTGAGGAACATCAGGCCGTCGTTCCACAACTACTTTGGACTGTACGGGGGCATGGTCTACACTGGTGTCTTCTACTGGATACTTAGAGGGAAGGAGCCATGGACACTGAAACATGCAG GCTTGGACTCAGCCCAACTGAAACCGGCTAAGGAGTGCACGCCCATCGAGTACCCCAAGCCTGATGGCAAGCTGAGCTTCGACCTGCTCTCTTCTGTGGCCCTGAGCGGTACCAACCACGAGGGGGACCAGCCCCCCCACCTCACCCTGAAGGACGACAGCATCCCTGTGGCCAACAACCTGGCCATTTACGATGGGCCTGAGCAGCGCTTCTGTCCAGCAG GTGTATATGAGTACGTTCCCCTTGAGACTGGAGAAGGTATGAGGTTGCAGATCAACGCTCAGAACTGCGTCCACTGCAAGACCTGTGACATCAAGGACCCCAGCCAGAACATCAACTGGGTGGTGCCCGAAGGCAGTGGAGGACCAGCCTACAACGGATTGTGA
- the LOC139390545 gene encoding peptidyl-prolyl cis-trans isomerase D-like yields MSNATPVTKPSNKENPRVFFDVDIGGERVGRIVFELFADVVPKTAENFRALCTGEKGTGKTTGKPLHFKGCPFHRIIKQFMIQGGDFSNQNGTGGESIYGEKFEDENFHYKHDKEGLLSMANSGPATNGSQFFITTVPTAHLDGKHVVFGQVLKGLGLVKTLEAIETNEDTPLKPCVIAECGEHKHGDNWGVAPNDGSGDTHPDYPEDADVDLKDVDKVLCVAEDIKNIGNNFFKNQDWQSAIKKYSKALRYLAVAGDEQEIEKAQAKLEPTAVSCILNTAACKLKMQLWQEAMDSCDEALELNQKNTKALFRRAQAWQGLKEYSKAMSDLKKAQEIAPEDKAIGNEMKRVQLKVKEEKEKEKQIYAKMFA; encoded by the exons ATGTCTAACGCAACACCCGTGACCAAGCCTTCAAACAAAGAAAACCCCCGTGTCTTCTTTGATGTAGACATTGGTGGTGAAAGAG TTGGCCGAATCGTGTTCGAACTGTTTGCTGATGTTGTCCCCAAAACCGCTGAAAACTTTCGAGCACTCTGTACTGGAGAGAAGGGAACTGGCAAAACCACAGGAAAACCACTCCATTTCAAAGGATGTCCTTTCCACAGGA TTATCAAGCAGTTCATGATCCAGGGAGGAGATTTCTCCAACCAGAATGGCACTGGAGGGGAGAGCATCTATGGGGAGAAGTTTGAAGATGAGAACTTCCATTACAAG CACGACAAAGAGGGCTTGCTGAGTATGGCCAATTCTGGACCCGCCACCAATGGCTCCCAGTTCTTCATCACCACTGTGCCCACTGCTCATCTAGATGGCAAACACGTTGTCTTTGGACAAGTCTTGAAGGGGTTAGGGCTGGTGAAAACACTGGAGGCCATAGAGACTAACGAGGACACACCTCTCAAG CCCTGTGTAATTGCCGAGTGTGGTGAGCATAAACATGGAGACAACTGGGGAGTAGCCCCGAACGACGGCTCAGGGGACacccatccagactacccagagGACGCCGACGTTGATTTAAAAGAT GTTGACAAAGTCCTATGTGTTGCTGAGGATATTAAGAATATTGGGAACAACTTTTTCAAGAACCAAGACTGGCAGTCTGCAATCAAGAAGTACTCCAAAGCTCTCAG GTATCTGGCAGTTGCCGGTGATGAGCAGGAGATTGAGAAAGCCCAGGCGAAGCTGGAGCCCACGGCGGTGAGCTGCATTCTCAACACCGCTGCCTGTAAACTGAAGATGCAGCTCTGGCAGGAAGCCATGGACAGCTGTGACGAG GCACTGGAGTTGAACCAGAAAAACACTAAAGCTCTGTTCAGGAGGGCCCAGGCCTGGCAGGGACTGAAGGAGTACAGTAAAGCCATG AGTGATCTGAAGAAAGCTCAAGAAATAGCACCAGAGGACAAAG CGATTGGAAACGAGATGAAGAGAGTCCAGTTGAAAGTGAAGgaggaaaaggagaaagagaagcaAATCTATGCAAAAATGTTTGCATGA